DNA sequence from the Arthrobacter sp. V1I9 genome:
AAGCCAGGGTGGCCAGGACAGTGCGCTTTATCCAGCTGGGCGCGGGAGCGAGGTTCGACGACGCCGGCGGCCCGGTCCGCGTTGCGCCCCTTCCTGCCGTGGCCGGCTGAGCTGCCCCATCACTTTTGGCCCTTGTTGAGCCGTTTGAAAACCTGGCCTGGTGGCGCACCTGCAGGGCCGGTCTCAGGAAGCGGGCGCCGCGGACGGGACCACCGGCCGCTTGTCGTCGTCGGCGATCCGGCGGCTTTCACGCGGGCAGCTGAGGGTCCCCGGAGTCTGGTCAACGAGCTCCGGCGGGGCGAGAGCACTATAGTCCTGGGCGAGGATCACATCCACGCTGCCGTCTGCCCTCCCGTCCTGGAAGTAGTCCGACCCGGGCAGGTTCCGCTGGACAGTGAATGCCGCGGACTGGCCCGCTGCTCCGGACACCACCGCGGCAACCCCCCGGTAGCTGGCGTCGACATTGGAGACCGACCCCACCACGAACTTCCGGGCCAGGAACTCGTCCGCAACCGACCGCGCCAACCCCGGCCTGCTCGTGGAGTTGTAGACGTTGAGGTTGATCTTTTCGTGGGGCGTGTAGTCGAAGGTGGCCGCAGGGCAGCTGGAAACCGTCTCCTCCGCGGGCGCGGCGGCAGGAATCTTCAGGCGTCCGTTGATGATGGCCAGCGCGGTGATAATGGCGGCAGCGATCAGTCCGATGAGGACCACCAGCACCACCGCATGCAGCACACTGCGGCGCACCCGCGAGGTATCGTCGGCGTCGCGCTCCGCTTCAAAGGTGGCCCGCAACTCAGGGCCGGTAACAACGCGATGGCCGTGGAGGACGCTTGGGTCCTGCTGCTTCTTCCTAGCCATCGATGACCAGCACGCGGGCGTGGATCGCCGTGCGCTGGTGCAGGGCGGTCCGGACGGCGCGGTGCAGGCCGTCCTCAAGGTAAAGGGTTCCCTGATACTGCACCACGTGCGGGAAAAGGTCGCC
Encoded proteins:
- a CDS encoding LytR C-terminal domain-containing protein, translating into MARKKQQDPSVLHGHRVVTGPELRATFEAERDADDTSRVRRSVLHAVVLVVLIGLIAAAIITALAIINGRLKIPAAAPAEETVSSCPAATFDYTPHEKINLNVYNSTSRPGLARSVADEFLARKFVVGSVSNVDASYRGVAAVVSGAAGQSAAFTVQRNLPGSDYFQDGRADGSVDVILAQDYSALAPPELVDQTPGTLSCPRESRRIADDDKRPVVPSAAPAS